Genomic DNA from Danio rerio strain Tuebingen ecotype United States chromosome 5, GRCz12tu, whole genome shotgun sequence:
ACTGTTCTGTGCAGTTCACTATCAAATCCTCAGAGTAAGCTTTGTGTTTGTCCTGATTAGCTATAATTAAAATCCCTGTTGAAATGGAGCTTTATGATATATGGAAATAAAAATCAGTACAGTGATTGTAAAcatgaaaatctgcatttcaaTTAACAATATGTGAAGCTGTTTTGTTAGTAAAGCACAGCACCTTTCAATTGactgcaatgtattttttttacaggtCTTGTGCCTGCAGTGTCGGATGAGCTAGACATGTTACGCAGTCAATTGCTGCTGCTGCATAACCAGCTGCTTTATGAGAGACATAAGAGAGAGCAACATGCGCTTCGTAACCGTCGTCTGTTTGGCCGCATCGTCAACACTACTGCACTGGAAGAGCAAAATAACTCCATGGTAATGAGTAAAACTAGAGGTATTACCAAAGACTAAAGAGTACACAAGATGTGTCTCTTTcatacttttgaatggggaaaagtgtcaCTGTCAATATGGTGAAATAAAGCCCTGCTTTCTAGTTTAGGAGCCAATCAATGATAGCTATATGGTAAATAAAGCCCGTCTTCTAGTACCGTAGCCAAACAGCAATCACTATAGAATGATAATTTTCCAGGGAAGGATTAACatcattaattatgtttattaacttgagtaaatgtgtaaatctgaatttattcagtttttattcattaatttattactttttatttaatatattaagattttagttatgatactccgctggatacccccaaaataaatctgcaaaaatccgcagatttttaccaaaattctttgCAGAAATGGTAAAAAACGTCCGGgtccgtctggccctggtcataACCCCCAAATAAGCAATAGCACTTTTAGCTAAATTCATCACATCCCACACCCATTCTGAAGCATTTTAAGACTCTTAAAATGTAGAAATTAATGACAATAGTCTTTAAAAACCTGAGAGCCTTTACAACTTCAATTACTGGTCAgtactttttattttgcatgttcatattaatgaatattatgttttgtgtctgtgtgtgtgtggcagaaaACGCAGCTCAAACTTCAGGAAGTTGAGATCCAGGCTGTAAAGGTAAGCCTGAAAGAGGAGCAGCGGCGCTCTGTGCACATACAGGAAGACAGAGAGGCTGTCGTGAACCAGTTACAGACTCAAATTCAGCAGTTACAGAAGGAGCGGAATGACTACTACTCAAAGATGCAGGTGCTAAAGGTGAGCATATAGTGCTTGAGAACTTGAATAATTACATGTTTAAACTTGACCACTCAGTACACCAATATTTTGCTGtgagaataataaaaaagattgtGACATCAGTGTTTGAAACGAGTTTTGGATTGTATAATTTACAGAGCGAGTTGCAGGAGAATCAGACAAAGGCTGGCAAAATGGAGGCAGAACTGCAGAAAGCCAATAACAAAGTGTGTAATATGGGTCACATGCTCAGCCAGCTATCTATCAAGGTGAAGTATAACACTATCAGCCAAATTACAATAATTTTTCAGTGAGGGTTGCACGGTATTGGAAAAAatttatattgtgatattttgttttctgCAATATAATTTGcgataaatacaatttcacaagaTAACTTGAATTGCTTTTTGGGGGGCAaaagaattattaaattataagttATTCTACGTAACGCATACTATTCAAATTACAACCAGAGATAAATACAAAAGAGCaaagatgaaaatgaaataaacagcgtTTTCTGATTTTCTCATATAGTATTCAGACACAGAACTTGAATCATCAAACGCATTGTTTAGTCTTCATCTGATATatgataattaaatataaataatctttGTTATCTAAAGCTACAAATGTTAGAATTTCTTGTGCTTTTTAAGCTCTCTTGAAATGCTTAATAACCATCACAGCTTTAAAAATGATGATCAAACTTTTACAACGTTATGGATAAACTTAGTAAAGACAAACTATTGTACCTGCTCAACTATAATGAAGACTGGACATTTCACATGCTattatgtgactattgcggatgtgtACATTGCGATaacgatgctgaaactatatattgtgcaggcctaattagtcatttatttatatatatcttgTTTGTTgataatttgtcattttatttaaccTCAGCTGAACAATAGTGAAAACATGGAGCAGCAGATGGCTTTCCTGAATAAGCAGCTGCTGCTTTTGGGTGAAGCCAACAAGTTATACATGGAAGAAATTGACCGCTTGGGCCCTGAGGCGCACAAGGTAGGCGTGATACTGAGGCGTTTACCAGATGTGACCATTTTTATCCACATTGTTAAATGGCAATTTATATAATGTGGTCCATTTAATTCTATTCAAGGCATTAACACTCATTGgtaaaaactttaaacttttggACTCAAAAATTTGTTTGATCTGCTCCGGTCAACTCAGATTTGATCTCTTGTGAATGTTAGGAGCTGAATATGCTGCAAGCATCTTCAGTGCGGGAGGGTGAGCGTTTGAGGCAGAGCTCTCTTCAGCAGAGTCAGAGACTTGAGGCTGCACAGCAGCGTATCACAGACCTGGAGAACCAACTCACCAAGAAAGAGCAAGTCATCCGGGAGCAAAAGAAACTGCTGGACAATGTCAAACGACAGGCCACGTATGTGCTTGTTATGGCCTTAATCGTCCTTTTGAAATTGAAATACATTTTCTAATTGCGGTTTGAATCTACATCTTTTAGACCAAACCTCATGGTAcaattgatatatttatatatttttacagactCCATGAAAATGTAAGTTAATGTAAAAGTTATTCTACACATTTACGTTTTTCTCAATTTATTTAAtgatatataaaatttaattgtttttattaatttattttttattttggtttgataTCATTTGCAATTCAgtttcagggtgctttcacatctgtagttcgcttcttttggtccggaccaagggtaataaatgatacattgttgcatcttctgccgtctttgggtcgttttcacaccacactgctggctttggtccgaaccagttgaaacgaaccaaaatgcagtcatctgacaaaatccacatctctcattggccagatgttgttaaacatagttcctaaactgcttattgattggtcagaattcaaaatgccaatgaactccctcaggtaaacaaaaccttttactctggagggacgactgcgctggctgattgtatgcctgctttagacaaactatacattacaaaaatgaagcgcggccgcggctggaaaacagtgtttaatgcatcgctcgtcacttcaggaggagacgtgaattaatttagctaaactgcgacatggtcattttgcgtaaatattaccaacgatccatcaggtaatgttcccccctctctctctctctctctctcttggtaaagcgctgtcaacaaatatttttcctctatttcccataatgcacagcgcatcggcctacagcagctgaattagtccaaagcggatcatattctcaccacaaacgaaccgctccagggttcatttgaatgcgcaccgagaccacctcttcaagcaggtctcggtacgcttatttggtccgcttttggtgcgcactcgagtacgattgctgcattctcacctgcccaaacgaaccgtaccaaaacgAACTccagtgcgattcaatcgaactaaataaggcaggtgtgaaagcaccctcagttgCAGTTCGGTTTCCTAAATCTAGTTTCATCTATTTGTTTGGATGTAATGAAATGATGATGGGTATTGTAAAGTGGTGCTGTATTTATCTCCAGAATACCAAAGATCAGGTTCTATTTCATCTTTTCAAGAGTATCTTGCTTTTCgacttaataatttatttcttgactgtttttttttctacagggAGCAGCTGCAGGCTTCAGAAAACAGGTATTTGGCTCAGAAGAACATCACTCAGGCATTACAAACTGAGCTGCTTGAGCTCTATAGCAAGATAGAGCTCAAAAACCTGAAAACTAATGCACCAGCAGAGCCCATTTCTGATCCCAGCAGTCCCACCAACCAGAGGTGCGTTTCATTGAATCACGCACAGCTGTTTCTCCTCCAAAGGCTGATCATTTAATGCATTTTAGACTTTGCAGAGcaaaatataagaaataaatatgATTGATTTCTGAATCGTGGAATGATTCTATTTCTCTTTTCCATTTCAGGCCAAATGGCAACAGTGCAGGCCCATCTGCTCCATCTCTACCGGCTGACCTGATGAAAAGAGAGGAAGGGGCGCATGTGTGTGTCAATGGTGAAATATCTGCAGCGTCTCCTCAAACACCCACAGCACTCATTAATGGCAGTCAGGAAGAAGATCTTTCCGCCCTTACTCATTCATTTCCCTCCCTCCCCTGCCAACCCTTTGCAGTTGGCTCTTACCCCAGCACCAGAAGCTTTTTGGGTAAGAAAGCCAGAGAAATGTTCCGCAATAAGAGTGAGAGCCACTATGATGGCGACTCGCCCACCCTCACCTGCCTCTCAAAGGATCTTAAAGGTGAGCCAATCACAGACCCCACAGAGAGTTTGGAGTCCGAGGAAGCTGCTGACCAGTTTGACCTGCAGCCAATGGATAGACCCCGGGCATATAATGTTCAGAGTAGGAGGCATCAGGATCTGCGGATCATGGACTATAATGAGACCCACCATGTGCATTGATTGTACACTGCTGACATCATCGTCTGCAGATAAAAGAGGATCATTTTGGACCCAGTATTAGTATTCACTACTCTTTTTGTTAGAGTGGTTTGCAacattttagttcattttaaaagCTCTTGTACTACAAaacggccaaaaaaaaaaaaaaaacattttcgcTTGGCAGTTGCCATTTAGTCACCACAGTGGCAAGAGATCATCTTGTCTTCATAAGAAAAAATGGCTTACTTTTCTCCTGTCTAATATGAATTCATTGaaattcagtatttttttttttataatgggtATTCAGAGAGCAGTTGTGGTGATTTAACTGCGTGGTGGTTGGATGTTATTTGGGCCTTACTGTACTTTGCAGCAAATGTATtgatttaatcactgtatttgcTCCTGTAATGGTATCGTTCAGTTTCCAGTCCTCCTAAATTTGTCCAAGCAAAATGCTTAAGTCACTTCTTCATTTAAGCTAATGTGACTTGCACAATACTGAGTATGATCATTGCAAGCGGAGCACTGTAAATagattatgcctctgaaaaaccaaccagtcagtccgataaaaatgtgaaaaacaaaaaagaagctaTGTGGAATAGGTGAAGTAGAATCGCAAAAGACATTTCATCATCGAGGCATATGCCATAGCAGTGCTTTGTGCGCTTGGCCTATAGAGAATGATCATGTCTTGTGTTGTACTTCTAgtaatagattttatttttatgcatttaacgTTCTTTGCTGGGATTGTAGCGCCCAGTCACCAGTGCAATACTTCGCTAACACTTCATGCCAGCTCGAAGGTATGATGATGGGGAATATATAATAAACTGATTTAGATTGCTGCTTTGCAGGACCGTCAGAGCCTTGAAGAACACGGGGTCAGGCTGCTGCTGAAGCATTTGTCCAGTTGAGACCTAATGAGAAATCCGAATGACTTTGTGGTCTAAGGTGTGTCTGACGGGTGAATGTTCTTGTGTTAATGGTATACAAACACGGCCACTGCAATACTTCAACACACTAAACTCTGAAAGGAAGCTGCTCGCTGTAAGCCAGAAGGCTTATTTTCTCTCTATTATGTTCTTTCATTTCTGTCTTACGCAGGTCAGACCCCATCTGCAAGAAAAAGCTTCAGATAATGGGCTGCAGCTGGCTGAACTGAAAGCACTTCTTTTTTAATTCAGCCCTTCTTAAGATTGCTGAACTCTAGCAGAGCAATATACTCATCTCTTTCTAAAACATTGCTCTAGGGGTTTGTTTTCAGTTCAGAGTATACTGTAGATAAACATGTGAAGTGCTGTTGCGAAGAAAATAAAATCTTGGCTTCGAACTGCCAGCTGGGGAAATGGCTTTGAGAATTGAAATCTATGGAAAtcctttcagttttttttctttctagacTGTTCTTCTCACAGGTTACCATAAGTGTGATCGTACAGCTTGTGCTTTGTTTCCCTTTCACTCAGACtttgtttttatacaaatatCCCTCTCAAACATTTTGTTGTTTCACGTAATGCCTTACAAAAAAAAGTAGGAAACCTGTCTGTCACCTGAAGTCGTTTTGGAAAGTTATCTTAACTATGGTACAATCAGGCGGTGACGGGTGTAACGGGTAACCAGGGACTCTATTTTGAAGTTGAGAAAACAGATTTGTGTTCTCCTACTTGCTAtgatcaacaaaaaaaataaaaaaatatatgttttgcatAATTTTGTTGCTGTCATCAATTTTATAATGGCAATGAGGTATATGCACATgggctttttatttcagttagccagccccagggcttccggtAAATTGTCACCCCATACAAAATCGCCacttttaagatctgatttcttaaaaaaaaaaaaaaaaaaaaacagcaatcttCACTTGCCTGGCTGAAGATATGATTAAAAAGTGGGTATCGGACCAAACAAGATGTACATCTTTCCGCGCCATGtcttttaaaatatggaaattaattttaccccagtatttttatTGGAATTTCTGTGCTAGCCAGCGGCTTTTGATGGCGCCAGCATTTAAATAGTCTTTTTAActctttttatgctttaacaaacaaatggatgcataaatctatttaactgattatatttaaattaagttaCAACACCAATGCAACATTaggaacattagtgaattgaaaaTAGCTCTCaacggaagttcatcattggcaaCACTATAGGCATTGGAcgataaccgtgttcaaggtataacgtggtttggaaaagtcaaggttttaaaaccgacaAAATTCTGATaaactgttcctaaggtatgaataagatttaattttactttttttttttttttttaggactgcAGAATCTCAtgcagaaaagaaaacaaaatctgtttttgaaactaatgaaaacagcagaagtcaaatcatttgaatcatttgaattagcctaacatgtttactgttccaaaatatttaaaaatgtttcttaagttaaaatatattgtgtacaaaagTTAAAAAGGAtatgttttttttacccagacatgtaaaaaaaatagatttgagAGCAGTAATTTTgaaaccgtgaaaccgtgatatttatacCCAAGGTTAtaataccatcagaatcttataccggcctatgcctacaacactagctgtgcatatagctcaTTGTGAATTTTATAATACTTGGTGTGAGAACTAAGAACAAAACATCTGTAAATATCAGTTTTTTTATCTCCTTGTGTTTCCGGGTggcttccaggctggttttcctGCATGCCAACCACCAGATCCTTTTTTCTTCTCTGAGGACTTACTTCTCTGGTGCTTACTGGTGTCTTTTTCAAGGCTAGCATCGATCCCGGTTACAACATTCTTTGTCAACGTTTGATTAGGTGTTACTGTAGATGCTGAACTTAGACGTTTTGCACTTCCTCTGATGTAGGCAGCGAGAAGGTCCAAAGTCAGTGGAATAATGCTCACAATCCCACCATAGAAATTTCTTGCTTCATCACAGCTCAGCCGGTTGATCACATTGTGTGGATAGCTGTAAAGAAAGGGGATTAAGTCAAATAATAAGCAATGATTCTTGGGAGCCTTGAGCATTATGTTACCATCTGATTTTATTTAATGAGACTCCCGCATCCTTAAAGTGGGTTAAATTCTGAAGGTTAATCATTCAGACAgcaattgtttatatttatgtaagaagtagtgtaattttacttttacttaactGTGCCCTTTGCTGACTGATGTTGCTGCTGGGGTTCAGGAGCTCTTTGCAGGTCTCCAATCCCTCACATGAAGTGTTTCTGCTGGACACTGAGGACTCCAGTTGTTTTAAAACACCTCCAAGATCAGAAATAATTTCCAGAAAGAGTAAAAAGATGCTCCTGTCAGTTGAATTGCTGCAATGGTGATTCATGTACTTTTGGACCTGcggaaaaacaatgttttttatttgtttaaattttacattattgATACATGCAATACATATTATTTAACAGTATTGAACCAATAATATATACACTACCGATTATAATTACACAAGTTTGCtgtaagatttgtttaaaaaaaaaattaaaaacagattttaataatcAATTCTTTACAAATTCAAAAATGAACTAATGAATAAAATTTCAGTGTCTTTAAAAGTATGCATAGTTACTGCAACCAACAATAAAATAGTGGGTTGTTACTTGAAAATATTTGCAGTTTAATTTCCACCAGGTTAACATGATAATAAATTATGCTTAAAATATTAACATGCCATTCTTACAATTAACAACAGTTCGCTTTGATTACTCCCATTTTTCAATAATCACAGCTTTACTGGGTGCCGTGGGAACTGTATGACTttataaaactgttaataaatcATAATGACCTGTTTTATGGTGGAGACAGGCTCTGTTCTGTCCCTTGCATGTTCTCTTGAGCGCTCCAgagcatttataaatataaactgTTGTTGTTTGAAACGTTTATATTTCTGCTCGAGGGAAAGTAGCTGCTGTCTGACATCAGCCATCTCGGTTAAATTGCTCAACCTGTTGAAGATGAATAACGTTACAGTAGTATTAATATACAGAATAAACGAAGTACTGTTCATAAATaggagtaacgttaacgttaatgTAATTACCTTAAGGATATTCTACTACggctaaaacttaaaaaaaaactttgttgtaAAACTAAAGAGCGGGCTTTTTCACGGAATGTAACTTTAGCCCAATTGTGTCTTCAATTTGTCAAATATTCACATGTACGTTATTCGAACTTACCTGTATTAATACTGAAGCATATCAAATACCTGTACAATCGGTGTCTTCTTTTTCTGTTTCGCATATGT
This window encodes:
- the spaca9 gene encoding sperm acrosome-associated protein 9 isoform X1, whose translation is MRNRKRRHRLYRLSNLTEMADVRQQLLSLEQKYKRFKQQQFIFINALERSREHARDRTEPVSTIKQVQKYMNHHCSNSTDRSIFLLFLEIISDLGGVLKQLESSVSSRNTSCEGLETCKELLNPSSNISQQRAHYPHNVINRLSCDEARNFYGGIVSIIPLTLDLLAAYIRGSAKRLSSASTVTPNQTLTKNVVTGIDASLEKDTSKHQRSKSSEKKKGSGGWHAGKPAWKPPGNTRR
- the spaca9 gene encoding sperm acrosome-associated protein 9 (The RefSeq protein has 3 substitutions compared to this genomic sequence); this encodes MADVRQQLLSLEQKYKRFKQQQFIFINALERSREHARDRTEPVSTIKQVQKYMNHHCSSSTDRSIFLLFLEIISDLEGVLKQLESSVSSRNTSCEGLETCKELLNPSSNISQQRAHYPHNVINRLSCDEARNFYGGIVSIIPLTLDLLAAYIRGSAKRLSSASTVTPNQTLTKNVGTGIDASLEKDTSKHQRSKSSEKKKGSGGWHAGKPAWKPPGNTRR